The following are encoded together in the Populus trichocarpa isolate Nisqually-1 chromosome 5, P.trichocarpa_v4.1, whole genome shotgun sequence genome:
- the LOC7493964 gene encoding gibberellin-regulated protein 11, which yields MAIFKTLAAVLLVGIVFSLAVSDMVIKSLVESDPAPQIDCASACAVRCQLSSRPNLCHRACGTCCARCNCVPPGTSGNYDVCPCYGNMTTHHGQHKCP from the exons ATGGCCATCTTCAAGACTCTAGCTGCTGTCCTCCTTGTAGGAATCGTCTTCAGCCTTGCTGTATCTGATATG GTGATCAAGAGCTTGGTGGAGAGTGACCCAGCCCCGCAGATag ACTGTGCTTCGGCTTGTGCTGTGAGGTGCCAATTGTCGTCAAGGCCAAACCTATGCCACCGAGCGTGTGGTACCTGCTGTGCTCGTTGCAACTGCGTTCCTCCGGGCACTTCTGGCAACTATGACGTGTGTCCCTGCTATGGCAACATGACAACTCACCATGGCCAGCACAAGTGCCCTTGA